CAGCTTCCCGTGAAGAAAGAGGGAATTTTCCTTGGGCAGCGGGAAAACAGAAGCCAAAAAAAAGGTGAGGTCTGCACAAACCTGGCGGTACCATCACTGCCCTGATATCGCGGAGCTGCAACAAGTGTTTTGACATCTCCCCGTGCTCCGAGCGGGAGCAGTGCCGTGGGGAGGGAAAGCCGCTGCCGGAGCCGTTACGGACTGCAACGCTGACGGTGAGTCCAAGAGGCTCATCCTGGGGCACCGGCATCGCCCACTGCCGCCCCTGTGAACCGCGGCCCTGCGCACACATGTGTGCGAGCACTCGGCTGGGCCGTCCCCTGCGGCCCCAAAACATGTGGGGacggagaaaaaaaacagccgGAAAAAGGAACTTTCTGCTTGTCCTGTCCGTTAGCGCCTGTGCTTGGCCTAGGGTGTTCGTGCGCGTGATGATTTCAGTCCCTTCCCTTTGGCTCCTCTCCCTTTGATCACTGCTAACACGCTCTATAAAGTCGTTCCATACActaaaagtgacaaaaaaacCATCTTCTGTCGtgattttgggttttgtttgggtttttttccttattttccagGCCTGCGCTGTGGGGGTTAGGGGGAGgtcgtctttttttttttagtttttgtcCTTTTTAGCTCCTATTTTTGCTGCGCGGGGGCTGCCCCTTCGCCACAGGTGGATTCAGCTGAGCGGCACCCACGGAGCCGGAGGGGggagctttgaaaagaaaatgagaggaaagcagcagccccATCCCTACCTTCACCTGGCTGCGTGGCGTGGGGCTGCGTGGGGCTGTGTCGCGTAGGGCTTCGCCCCTGTAAATGCTGTTTGATAAAGAGAAGAACTTCAAATTTGTTTCTACGAGTTTTAGAGGCAGGAAACAAACCCAATTGCGCTTTGTACTTGGGGGTTCACGCGCTCAGTGCCTTCGGATTGGGGTCTGTAACTGCGGgcggggtggggtggggggggtggggaagaCATGGGATGCTCAGATTTCGGGGTTGTGATTCCGCTTCAGTAACTCGGGCACTGCAGGAGGCTCTCAGGTATCCTTTATTCTTGTAGTAATAACGCAATTCATTAAACTTTTAGTGGTTTAACCCCTGCTGTGCCCTGTTTTGCTTCCACGGCCCCCCACTCCGGCGCCGCTCCTGCCCTGAAGGTTGGGGGGTGCGGAAGGGGCTCGGTGCCCCCTGCTTCCATCCCTGCTTCCCGGGAgctcccagggctgcagagctggggggggaCCGGCCAGGGCGGTGATTGCCTGCGCCCACGGTTTTAGGGTGCCCCTGGCATGGCCCCCCCCCATGATTATTCCCCCCTCCCTTACTCCGAGGGTCCTGGCCACCGGTGGCGgcagcttttaaaacagaaattctgtgttttaatgCTAAATAATCACCAGAACAAAGAATTCTGAGCAGGGAGCGTGGGGGCTGCAACCAcggagagggggggaaatgaggggagCAAAGAAACGAGGGGACAAGGGGAGGGaacagggctgggggggacaAGTGGGAGACCAGATTGGAGGGGACAAAGGGTGGCTGGTGGGAATGGGGAGGATGGGAGGGGACAAGGAGGGGATGAGGGTGGGAGACACAAGAGGGGGGACAAGGGACAGGGCTGCACTGGCAGGTGCCACCATGTCTGACCTGCAGGACGGGCTGAGACTGAGGGGatggggctgcagggtgggtTCACTGCGCTTaaagcagaggaaggggctgaagaacgACAGCTGCGGGGGTCACAGCTGTCCCCCCCCTGCCAGGGTCACCCCCACCTGCCCCAGGAGCGGCCAAGAGAGCTGGGGTCCAGCAGGGGGACTCGGGGAGGCACCAggccccttcctgcccccccaTTCCTGGAGCCTCTCCCGGTCAAATCCACCCCAGGGAGCCCTTCAGCCCCCACAGCCGAGGGAAGGAAACAGCCAGGAATTGCTGCAAAAGGGAGAGGAGGCGTCTGAGTCCCGAATCCCTGGAACGGAGTCAAGCCAAAAGGTGCAGGAGGTGGCAGCGGCCCACAGGTGGGCATGGAACGAGGAACTCAGCCTGACCGCAGtccatgggtgctgtgggtgtcAGAGCAGGACCCGCGTCGGGGACGGGGGGGGATTGCAGCGCTCACGGAAAggtgggagtggggagggaaaaggagtgGGAGAACCAAAGGAAGAATTGGAGTTGGGCGAGGCCGCGAACATGCAGGGAAGGGGCTGTCGGGGATTCGCCTCCGCAGCCTTCACGTTGTGCTGCCAGGAGGCCCAGGTCACGGCAGACGCTGCGGGGAGACCAGGCCCGGTCCCCAGACCCTGAACATTTCATGGATTGTGGGAGTGTTCACAGACACCAACGGGCGGAATGCTGACGGGGGGAGGACCCTCACTGGCTTTCACCCTGCTGCCGCCGTACCCCGTGCGCCGGACAGTAATGGTTACCGCATGATCCGAACCATGATCCGCTCCGCTTTGACTTCCACAATGGGTTTTTCCTGCTTCCACTGCTTGGGTTTCCCTTAATTCATTTTGTTGAGGAGTCTTGGCCACCCCGGGTAGATGCTGAGGCCTTTGTTACCAATGAGGACCGAGCCCTCTTCTCCAGGGGGCGAAGCTCTGGCCTGGACCGGGCGTGGTGGCGGGTGCGGAGCGGTTCCGGGAGAGGGAGGCTGGTGTCCATCACATGATGCCGttggtgaggtactggaaccCATCGTAGAGCTTGGTGGTGATGGAGCGCATGCTGCCATCCACCATCTGCTCGatgagcagctggagctgctcctccGTCATGTTCATGTGGAACCGCTCCTTCAGGTTGCGGATGGTGGAGGAGCCGTGGAAACAGGGAAGCTGCGACCCTGCCAGGAGAGAGGAACCACGTTTGGCACGGGGGAAAGGGAGTGAGAGGACTCGCAGCCTCAGTGCTCCGTGGCCCCCAAAGGCAGGGCCGTTCCCGTTGTTCTGGGGTTGGTTGGCaacacagggaccccccaaatcatagaatcaccaggttggaaaggacccactggatcattgagtccaacgattcctaacgctcccttaaaccatgtccctaagcacttcatccacccgttccttaaacacctccagggaaggggactcgaccccctccctgggcagctgttccagtgcccgatgactctttccatgaagaatttttttctgatatccaacctgaccctcccctggtggagcttcaggccattcccccttgtcctgtcctcagtcccttgggagaagagcccagctccctcctctccacaacctcctttcagatagttgtagagagcaataaggtctcccctcagcctcctcttctccacgctaaacaaccccagctctctcagccgctcctcgtcagacgttctccagcccctcaccagcttcgttgctcttctctggacacactccagagcctcaacatccttcttgtggtgaggggtccagaactgaacacagtatttgaggtgcggtctcaccagtgccgagtacagagggagaatcccctccctggccctgctggtcacaccgtttctgacccaagccaagatgccattggccttcttggccacctgggcacactgctggctcatgttcagttgctgtcaaccattacccccaggtccttctcctctgtgcagctctccagccactcttcccccagtctgtagcactgcaatGCGGCTGCACAGGACGCTGGCGCATTTATGGATGGAGGGAACATCAGCCTCTTCCATTGTGTGTGTTTGACACTTCCCTGGTGCACAAGGGTGCTTGGCCCCTACCACGGGCATCTTCCCACTCCCCTCCGGCTCCCCGGTGCAGCCTGGATACCCCTTGCCTTGTGAGATCTGAGCGGCTAAGGAGGTTTGGGGGACACTCCTTTTCTGCCACCCTGCTCTGAGCCGCGCAGCGCTCACAGCTCCGACACAGCCAGATGGACTTGGGCACCCTTTGGCCTCACAGGATCCAGTGTCCAGAGCCCATTGCAGAACCCAGACCCTAATAGGGCTGCCCAGAACCTCTCTTAGTGCAAGTTTCTCCAGGCTTTCCAAACCCTGGGAATTCTCCATGCCCTGAGGGTGCCCGAGCCGCTTCTGGGTGATGCTCTGTGCAGCCTGGACCCAAGCGTGGCACCATAGGGGAAGGAGCCGACCCCAGGGCCTCCATCTCCCCTTACCTTGCTGCATGATCTCCACGATCTGCACGACTTTATCCATGTGCTTCCGGGCAGCGATGAGCCCCTGCAGCATCAGCATCTTGTAGTAGTTGAACATGTCCCCGTCCAGGCCGCCCATCACCTGGAAGGGAGAGGTTGTGTGtagcagcaggcagagaaactTCAGGACAGCGAGCCCTGAGCAGAGGGATCGGCAACAGGAGGGTGGGATAGGATATTTTAGGGAATGCTACTTGTCCGAGTGAAGCTGCgctgccagcctggctgccaAGGGCTTGGCTGTGCCACCTGATGCGGTGGGACCCCCCGACCCCATCCCCTGCTCACGTACATCCACAAATTCTGTGGTGAGCTTGAAGGCTGATGTCTCAAAGCCAAGATTCCGAGGGGAGCTGGAGAGGATGAACCCGAAATCGATGTGGATTATGTGTCCGTCCGCATCCAGCAAGATGTTCCCGTTGTGCCTGTGGGGAGACGGGATGTTTTTCATACAAATCTGTAAGTGCATGCGTGACCCCGGGAGCAGCAAtgctccctgctcccaggaTTTCTCTGCTGTATCCAGGGATGAAAAGCCAAATCCTGGCAGAAGAGACTCCTCTGGCATGGGGACCCACCTGTCCTTGACCTGCAGGAGGTAGCATACCAGGCAGTAACCGGCACAGCTCTGCACGAAGTTCCGCTGGGCCGTCAGGAAGGATTCTGTGTTGTAATTGCCATGTTCCTGCAAGAAATAATCTAGCAGCGAAAGCAGGGATTGCTTCTTGATTTGGTGGATGGACACAGCATTCACAACTGGCTCAATCATGCCGCTGTCAGCAGAGATGACGAGGATTTTGTATGGCTTGATCCAGAGCGGGACACGTTCCTGTTCCCAGATGGACTGCGGGAAGGAGCAAGAGAATGCGTCAGGGCCTCAGGGTCCGGTGCAGCCTCTGCGGCTGCAGCTCCCGGCGCAGTCCCACTCCCGTCTCACCTGCAGCTGCTTAAGGACCTGGAAGGCAAGCAGCTCCTGCCTGAGGTCGTCCCCGCACTTGACGATGACGGAGAGGAGGCGCCAGGAGGGCAGGTGGCCGTAGGGAGACCCTTCCCGAATCCTCCTGCAGGGAACAGGCACAGTTGAGCGTAAGGGAGGGGAGGGTGGGCAGCGAGACAGCCTGGAGGGCTCAGATCAGGGATTCAGGAGCAAGAGAAGCCTCCGGCCTCTGCCCGATTGGGACTGAGGCAGAGCGAGCTCCAGGGCCTGAGACTGCTAGAATCGCACACCCAGCCCTCATCCAACTGCAGCCACAATCCATCTCTGGGAACGGGGAAGGGAATTAACGCTCCCTGGATCACCCAGGATGGAAGGCTTCCATCAGACCATGGACAAGACCACACCGAACCCAGTGGGCTTTGCCTTGCTCATGGAGAAATTTGGGGGCTGGATGTACAACTGAGGAAGCAGGAACAGGAATGAGTTTATTTTGGGCCAGGCTGAACTCCTCTGACGTCGGAGAGGCCTATAAATACGTGGCAAAGCCCCTCAAAGCTGAACCCAGGAGCAGCAAATCTGCCATGgattttctccctcctctgaCACAGCCACCGCTCGCTGTCCACCGCCTCCTTGTGTTCTGAGCCAACACCACTGCCCCGGGGACAAGCAGGGCCTAAAGTTGGGGCCACAGTTATTCCCTGAGCAAATCACAGAGCGAGTTCCAGGATGTACAAGGTCCCGGCAACACTGAGAGCAGGATCCCTGCAGCCCTACCTGACTTTCTCCTGCCAGGGCTCCTTAAGGGCGACAGCGGACGGATCCTCAGGGTCCCTCCGGAAGGACGTGGGGGTGTGCGCCAGCTGCTCTGAGAGCCGTCgcctgcaaaagcaggaaaactcGATGTTCGGAGAGAATGCAGCATCCCCAAGCGCACCCAGAGCCTCTTTGATACAAAGTGCTTTACAAAGGTCAGGGATTCACTCCGAATTCCATGCCAAGGCCACGCTCACAGCTTTGCTGGCAGGGAAGATGCCAGTGGCTGTGCAGAGGACGCTGCAGCAGCCCAGAGTGTCTCTTATTTAGGGCTCTCACAAACCTCCACTGCCCGGAGTTTGCACAGCCCCTCCTTATCCACGCAGATGTTTTCTCTCTGGGAATCCAGCAGGGAAACTTCGCACCCTGCCTTTTTTACACCTGAACTCATAATCCACCCCAGCAAcactcctgcctgtgctgctccGGCCATGCCAGCCTCACCTGATGTCTCCAGCAGCGATGAACACGGGCTCCCGGCTCTCCTGGCTGGTGATGCTGTCCACGGAGAACTGGGAGATGTTGTCACAGCTGTTGGTGTGGATCTCTGGCAGCTGGGAGGGAAAAGGCACAAGAGCTGGGATGTAGTGGCTACCAAAAGCCATtcccaggagctgggatggcACTGCTGCCTGGAAAGGCCATCCCACCCTGTGATGATGCCGTGCCGGATcctggcagcaccagcagcGTCAGCAAGGGCCAAACCCAGCCTCACCTCCACCTGCAGCTCCACGATGTCATCCACAGACCAAGCCTCATCATCGTTGTCGTAGTTGGGGACGGTGGTGAAGCTGCTGGTCCTCTGCTCGTGTGTGATTCCGCACTCGGGGAGGTTCTCGGCCGAGCGCGTGCTCCGGATGCGGTTCTCAGGGATCCGAGCGGGCACATTCGCTGTGTCAAAATTGTCACATTCAAGCACTTCAACGTAGATTAAATAGGGAGCCTGGGGGGAGGAAACGCAAGCGTTAGGAAGGCACAGGCACTGCAGGTGCCAGGAGGCTACAGGAGGCAGAACAATGCTCTCTCTCTTTGGCCTCTCATTGCCTTTTGCTTTGGTGCATGGTTTTGGGGGAAAAGCTGGGCTTTCCAGGAGATGTGGAGCAGCCCCCCAAGTCAAGGCTGGAATCCTACAGAGCACGTTTCGGGGATGGTTCCTCTCCAGGGTatttctcccccctctcagCTGCCTGTACAGATCATGGAAttacaaaatggtttgggttggaagggacctcaaagcccatccagtcccacctcctgctacgggcaaggacacctcccactggatcagggggttcaaagccaacctggccttgaacaccaccagggatgggacagccacaactgctCAGGGCAAGAGAAGATCCCTCTCCCTGCCAATTCCAGCCCTGGAAGCAATAACAGATCCCTCTGCATCATATGGGTGCAAGGACATACCCTACCCCAATGCCCTaagcacatttattttgctCAACACCCAAACAGGGACTGTGCCAAGGACAAGAACCTGCCTTTCGAGGTGAAATTGCTCTCTCGCCACTCGTACCTTGTCCTTGGAGTTGAGGACAACTGCCTGGGTGTGGGGCACCCGCACCACATGATGGTCGAAGCCGGCCGTTGGGAGCCAGGCGCGCGCCGGCAGCTTGTGGTTCAGCAGCGACAGCTCTGAGATGAGCCGCTGGGTCTTCTGCTCTTTGGTCGGCAGGGTGGCCAGGCGCTTCCCGATGGCGATCAGGGATTTGATGAACTCCCTCTCGGGGGCGAGTCtgacaggctggaaaagggtcagggaaggagaggagagagtgTTACAAAGGCAGTGGGCTGATAAGATCTTGGCAGTTTTGCAATCGGAGTCCACAGTCTGAAAACACTGGGATAAACTCCAGAGAGAGGAAGagtctctccccatcccaccctctTCCCTGCTCTTGAGTGATGCTCCTGTAACCGGAGAGCTGGGCTCATCATCCGGGCAGGATAAGCACTTCTTCCCTCCTGCTGTGCTATCCAAGAAATCTTCATCTCTGGAGGAGCCAACATCCCCACCAGAGTCCACGTTGGGGGAATCGGCCACGTCCCCACCTCAGCACTGGGTTTTTGTTGTATCCTCACCCTGAAGCCTCGATAGTGGCTCAATCCAATCATTTcgcaaaaaaatcaaactgggATTTTTGGGAAGCCCCCACAGCCCGTGACATAAGGCGAGCTCTCTGCTCAACTTTTCTAAGTGCTTAAATCAGAACAAACAACGATTGCAGCTGATTCGGCCATTTCAGATGCAGAATTAAACTTGCCAAGTGGTCACGGTACAATCATGCTGGAGATGCACATGCAAAAAAGCTACGGAGGgtgagaaaaggaagcaaaagaaaacactggagaGACAGGAACGGCTGCACAGCAAAATAAAGGGATGGTAAAGAGAGGAAGGATCGGTCTGGTGGTTCCCTTCTGGGAAAAGGGGGTGGGAAATCATTTGTATCTGTAGTCCATGTCAAAAATCCTTCCAAAAAAGTCCCTCCTGTCCTCTCCTTCTCACTCGTGTGGGCAGCAGAGGAGccctcagaatcacagaatcacaaggttggaaaggacccattggatcattgagtccaaccattcctaacactccctaaaccatgtctcaGGACAGGGGGAAGCTTTTGCACAGCTCTTACCAGGCAGAAATCAGTGTTTAAAGCTATGCCTCAGCTGATTTTTCTGGATCCGATGGGCTAGAAAGCACCTGGTCCCATCCAGCccctgctctgtccctgccccCTCAGCCCACCCTGCACGCCAGTGACTCCTTGGCCTCCAGGACCACTTTGCTCCATTGCATCTAATCCAATTTCTGCCAAAAGCAGGAAGATATTCCAAggatgctctgctgcttctgatgcCTCTTCCATGAAACCCCGGCAGCTGCACTGGGCTGGCTCCTTAAAGGCCAAGCTCTCCAGCTGACCCAGGTTTGGCAGATTTGATGTTACCAAACCAGCCCTGCACCCCTTCAcctgctccaaggtctccatGTGCTCCTTGGCTTAGCAGAACGACTTAATGAGAGTCACTGGGTGGGAATTTAAGGTCGTGCCCAGGTAGGAAGGTGCCCACAAGCAGGAGGAGACTGTGAGCAAAGGCTTCCTGGTTCTGACCTGTTCCCAAGCACGGGCAGCTTTTAAACCCCTTCTTCTTTGGGGATCCCAAATGGTCTCCCAAAGCACCTTTAACGTGTTCCACAGCGAGCAGGGTGAAGCCATGCCAACCGTGGGAGCACCCCATCACCTTCCTGACCCATTCTGCTCCCCCAACGTTCACGCTGTGGTTAGAAACCTCCAGGTCTTGGCTCCTCCAGCCAGAAATACATGGCCAGGAATGTCCTCCCCATCCTGTCTGTCCCTCTCTGAAGGCATCCATCCCACCAAGTGCTGCTCCGGTCTTCGCTTTTATAAGGGGCTCAGCATGGGAAATTTTGCAGCCTGTTATGGAGAAGCAACTTTGGAGAAGGGCATTGGCTGAAGTAGGGCTGTCCCTGGCCAAGCTGGCACAGGAAACGCTGTCTCCATCCTGGCTGAAGCGCTGCAGGGTGTCCGGCACACAGACACTGCTGAGAGCTGTGTCCGTCCTGACTCATTAACATCACGTTCCTAAAGCCAAGCAAAGAGATGAAGACAGGAGACTCTTCCCATCTCCAACCACCCGGAGgagccttctgctgctctgagccAAAACAGTTACCTTCTGCCCTTTCCTTTCTATGGCAGCAAAACACTTCccctgggaaaacaaaatattcctgCTCCTAAACTGGGCAGGgcttgtgtttgtgtttggcTCAGACACGCTCCAGTGTCCTTCTCTGTGCGAGGGTTCAAACCGCTTCCCAGGAGTGGGCAGGGTTGACACCACAGCTCCATTCCTGGTTACAGCAccagcagaggagggagctcCAGCTTCGG
This window of the Cuculus canorus isolate bCucCan1 chromosome 28, bCucCan1.pri, whole genome shotgun sequence genome carries:
- the PI4KB gene encoding phosphatidylinositol 4-kinase beta isoform X1, which translates into the protein MGDSAAAPARGTGSEPAPGSAPQGNGGTSLSVITEGVAELAVIDPEVAKKACEEVLEKVKLMHGVSSDSGTKPADSSEAKRTPWTAADLANGDIGEGCEIKCLDDPPGTASKIQEEDETAANTVKTARKRQKNNSAKQSWLLRLFESKLFDISMAISYLYNSKEPGVQAYIGNRLFYFRNEDVDFYLPQLLNMYIHMDEDVGDAIKPYIVHRCRQSINFSLQCALLLGAYSSDMHISTQRHSRGTKLRKLILSDELKPAHKKRELPSLSPAPDMGLSPSKRTHQRSKSDATVTISLSSNLKRTASNPKVESEEEELSSSTESLDKSFSPPVRLAPEREFIKSLIAIGKRLATLPTKEQKTQRLISELSLLNHKLPARAWLPTAGFDHHVVRVPHTQAVVLNSKDKAPYLIYVEVLECDNFDTANVPARIPENRIRSTRSAENLPECGITHEQRTSSFTTVPNYDNDDEAWSVDDIVELQVELPEIHTNSCDNISQFSVDSITSQESREPVFIAAGDIRRRLSEQLAHTPTSFRRDPEDPSAVALKEPWQEKVRRIREGSPYGHLPSWRLLSVIVKCGDDLRQELLAFQVLKQLQSIWEQERVPLWIKPYKILVISADSGMIEPVVNAVSIHQIKKQSLLSLLDYFLQEHGNYNTESFLTAQRNFVQSCAGYCLVCYLLQVKDRHNGNILLDADGHIIHIDFGFILSSSPRNLGFETSAFKLTTEFVDVMGGLDGDMFNYYKMLMLQGLIAARKHMDKVVQIVEIMQQGSQLPCFHGSSTIRNLKERFHMNMTEEQLQLLIEQMVDGSMRSITTKLYDGFQYLTNGIM
- the PI4KB gene encoding phosphatidylinositol 4-kinase beta isoform X2, which codes for MGDSAAAPARGTGSEPAPGSAPQGNGGTSLSVITEGVAELAVIDPEVAKKACEEVLEKVKLMHGVSSDSGTKPADSSEAKRTPWTAADLANGDIGEGCEIKCLDDPPGTASKIQEEDETAANTVKTARKRQKNNSAKQSWLLRLFESKLFDISMAISYLYNSKEPGVQAYIGNRLFYFRNEDVDFYLPQLLNMYIHMDEDVGDAIKPYIVHRCRQSINFSLQCALLLGAYSSDMHISTQRHSRGTKLRKLILSDELKPAHKKRELPSLSPAPDMGLSPSKRTHQRSKSDATVTISLSSNLKRTASNPKVESEEEPVRLAPEREFIKSLIAIGKRLATLPTKEQKTQRLISELSLLNHKLPARAWLPTAGFDHHVVRVPHTQAVVLNSKDKAPYLIYVEVLECDNFDTANVPARIPENRIRSTRSAENLPECGITHEQRTSSFTTVPNYDNDDEAWSVDDIVELQVELPEIHTNSCDNISQFSVDSITSQESREPVFIAAGDIRRRLSEQLAHTPTSFRRDPEDPSAVALKEPWQEKVRRIREGSPYGHLPSWRLLSVIVKCGDDLRQELLAFQVLKQLQSIWEQERVPLWIKPYKILVISADSGMIEPVVNAVSIHQIKKQSLLSLLDYFLQEHGNYNTESFLTAQRNFVQSCAGYCLVCYLLQVKDRHNGNILLDADGHIIHIDFGFILSSSPRNLGFETSAFKLTTEFVDVMGGLDGDMFNYYKMLMLQGLIAARKHMDKVVQIVEIMQQGSQLPCFHGSSTIRNLKERFHMNMTEEQLQLLIEQMVDGSMRSITTKLYDGFQYLTNGIM